The Noviherbaspirillum saxi genome includes a window with the following:
- a CDS encoding helix-turn-helix domain-containing protein — translation MANVGSIPVYKLYGEQDPWPTPEMVHCESIASRSRLHNWHIKPHQHNGLFQILYLHSGSARIQLDDKQSLMQGGQVLMVPQICIHGFEFDRNTVGHVVTLAYPLISKLTRQMGDGLVALTHPSLHTLGEDEESAHIRMAFAALDAEYRATAPHRDILIEALLGAILVWLTRHAMQAPLMQHKEAPRGSRHVARFCELLEEHYSQHYPVAYYASQLGITAAHLNLLCRQNADKSALDLIHERVLLEAKRNLVYTSMTISEVSYAIGFSDPAYFTRFFKRSVGQSPKDFRRQAGT, via the coding sequence ATGGCAAACGTAGGAAGCATCCCTGTCTACAAGCTATACGGCGAGCAAGACCCATGGCCGACGCCGGAAATGGTGCATTGCGAATCGATCGCTTCACGCAGCCGGTTGCACAATTGGCATATCAAGCCGCATCAACACAACGGCCTGTTCCAGATCCTTTACCTGCACAGCGGCAGTGCGCGCATCCAGCTCGACGACAAGCAAAGCCTGATGCAGGGTGGGCAGGTGTTGATGGTGCCGCAGATCTGCATCCATGGATTCGAATTCGACCGGAATACGGTGGGCCATGTCGTCACGCTGGCTTATCCGTTGATCAGCAAGCTGACGCGCCAGATGGGCGACGGTTTGGTTGCGTTGACTCATCCCAGTCTGCATACCCTGGGTGAAGACGAGGAAAGCGCGCATATCCGCATGGCATTCGCGGCTTTAGATGCCGAATACCGCGCTACTGCACCTCATCGCGATATTCTGATCGAAGCATTACTGGGAGCAATTCTGGTCTGGTTGACCCGGCATGCGATGCAAGCGCCGCTCATGCAGCACAAGGAAGCGCCGCGCGGTAGCCGGCATGTCGCCCGGTTCTGCGAGTTGCTTGAAGAACATTACAGCCAGCATTATCCGGTGGCGTATTACGCCAGTCAGCTCGGCATTACCGCCGCCCATCTCAATCTGCTATGCCGCCAGAACGCTGACAAATCAGCATTGGACCTCATCCATGAACGCGTTCTGCTGGAAGCCAAGCGCAATCTGGTTTACACGTCAATGACCATTAGCGAAGTGTCATATGCAATCGGCTTTTCGGACCCTGCTTATTTCACCCGCTTCTTTAAACGCAGCGTCGGTCAGTCGCCCAAGGATTTTCGCCGTCAGGCAGGCACCTGA
- a CDS encoding NAD(P)/FAD-dependent oxidoreductase, which translates to MQTIVIAGGGAGGLELATRLGDSLGKSGRARIVLIDRSPTHFWKPLLHTVASGKRDPQMHEVEYSAQAAEHGFQFVCGEVLGVDRASRKIAVGPYRSDDGAEVLPARSLPYDKLVLAFGAVTNFFNIAGAAEHSLTLDSVWQAEQFRKRFLASCMQASSRRTAGATEGAVVNIVIVGGGATGVELAAELSHTVRTLAQYNVHTLDPGRDVRVSIIERSELLLPHLNPRLAKRAARYLGSLGVAVCTGTTVARVDADAVLDTDGIRHASDITLWAAGVEGPAVCTTLGLPVNRLKQIVVNAGLQSPEDADVFAIGDCSSYVCPEKGAAVPPRAQVAHQQAMYLADVLARKPDEEVPDFQYRDYGSLVSLGPFAAVGSLLGSSSGREMLVGGVTARLLYSLMYQKHVMALHGFIRMAAQTVVHWLRGKVSPPVKLH; encoded by the coding sequence ATGCAAACCATCGTCATTGCAGGAGGAGGCGCCGGCGGGCTTGAGCTCGCCACACGCTTGGGCGACAGTCTTGGCAAAAGCGGACGCGCCCGCATCGTTTTGATCGACCGTTCACCCACGCATTTCTGGAAGCCCTTACTGCATACCGTAGCATCGGGCAAGCGCGATCCGCAGATGCACGAGGTCGAATATTCAGCGCAGGCCGCAGAGCACGGCTTCCAGTTCGTTTGCGGCGAAGTGCTCGGCGTCGATCGCGCCAGTCGCAAGATCGCCGTCGGTCCCTACCGCAGCGATGACGGCGCGGAGGTGCTTCCGGCACGCAGCCTGCCGTATGACAAGCTGGTGCTGGCATTTGGCGCGGTCACGAATTTCTTCAACATCGCCGGCGCCGCAGAACATTCACTGACGCTCGACAGCGTGTGGCAGGCCGAGCAGTTCCGCAAGCGCTTCCTTGCAAGCTGCATGCAGGCAAGCAGCCGCAGGACGGCGGGTGCGACCGAAGGCGCGGTAGTCAACATTGTCATCGTCGGCGGCGGCGCGACAGGCGTCGAGCTCGCCGCGGAGTTAAGCCACACGGTGCGCACGCTGGCACAGTACAACGTGCATACGCTGGACCCGGGACGCGATGTACGCGTCAGTATCATCGAACGCAGCGAGTTATTGCTGCCGCACCTGAATCCCAGACTTGCCAAGCGTGCGGCGCGTTATCTCGGATCGCTGGGCGTCGCAGTCTGTACCGGAACCACGGTGGCTCGCGTGGATGCCGATGCGGTACTGGACACCGATGGAATCCGCCATGCATCCGACATCACCCTATGGGCGGCGGGCGTCGAAGGACCGGCAGTGTGTACGACACTCGGCTTGCCGGTGAACCGGTTGAAGCAGATCGTCGTCAACGCCGGCCTCCAGTCGCCGGAAGATGCGGATGTGTTCGCGATCGGCGACTGTTCAAGCTACGTATGCCCGGAAAAAGGCGCGGCGGTACCGCCGCGCGCGCAGGTGGCCCATCAGCAGGCGATGTATCTTGCCGATGTACTGGCGCGCAAGCCGGATGAAGAGGTACCGGACTTCCAGTATCGCGACTATGGTTCGCTGGTGTCGCTCGGTCCGTTTGCCGCCGTAGGCAGTCTGCTCGGCAGCAGTTCCGGGCGCGAGATGCTGGTCGGCGGCGTGACAGCGCGTCTGCTGTACAGCCTGATGTACCAGAAGCATGTGATGGCGCTGCACGGCTTTATCCGCATGGCGGCGCAGACCGTCGTGCACTGGCTGCGCGGGAAGGTATCGCCGCCGGTAAAGCTGCATTAG
- a CDS encoding HAD family hydrolase, giving the protein MGIDLLILTLDGVMFDTEDAHLRACNAAFVQCGLDLQWNNIQYREAARARGVANAISAVSERISSMLTSHQMQELADEKNRFFHVYAAEGVAKPHQGCARLIQDAQSNGCKLAVVTDMPARTAAALLEQAYGDAVTDIFDVVITGARYNDASGNGPYQLAMRTVGIEAARSAAIEAAAPSLHAAQAAGIWTIAASPYEKDVARIAGADLWCPHLQELRDLIGKKETARERGRRFVTFDALRVLKKTQLAGTPVLRPVMQVRPSV; this is encoded by the coding sequence ATGGGAATCGATTTACTCATTCTGACGCTCGACGGCGTCATGTTCGACACCGAAGATGCACATCTGCGCGCATGCAATGCCGCGTTCGTACAGTGCGGCCTCGACCTTCAATGGAACAATATCCAATATCGCGAAGCAGCCCGCGCACGCGGCGTCGCCAATGCGATTTCCGCAGTCAGCGAGCGCATTTCATCCATGCTGACCAGCCATCAGATGCAGGAACTCGCGGATGAAAAAAATCGATTCTTCCACGTCTATGCAGCCGAAGGGGTGGCCAAGCCGCATCAGGGCTGTGCGCGTCTGATCCAGGATGCGCAGTCGAATGGCTGCAAGCTTGCGGTAGTTACCGACATGCCGGCTCGCACCGCTGCCGCGTTGCTGGAACAGGCTTACGGAGATGCCGTGACCGACATTTTCGATGTCGTGATTACCGGAGCAAGATACAACGACGCATCGGGCAATGGCCCTTACCAGCTGGCGATGCGCACCGTCGGCATCGAGGCTGCGCGGAGCGCGGCGATCGAAGCAGCAGCACCTTCCTTGCATGCAGCGCAGGCGGCAGGCATCTGGACCATCGCGGCGTCTCCTTACGAAAAAGATGTGGCACGCATCGCCGGTGCGGACCTGTGGTGCCCTCATCTCCAGGAATTGCGCGACCTGATCGGCAAGAAGGAAACAGCGCGCGAACGCGGCAGGCGTTTCGTGACTTTCGATGCGCTGCGCGTCCTGAAGAAAACCCAGCTTGCAGGCACGCCGGTGTTACGACCAGTGATGCAGGTACGCCCGAGCGTTTGA
- a CDS encoding TonB-dependent receptor — MAIHKKKLAVFVAMATQSVTCSVYAQTNAPVEQDKVLPNVTVQVSRDLPPTYNPPTAVSATKIEAPLRDIPQTVNVVPQQLMQDQGVRSMESVLKSVPGIGLSHGDGQRDQVTIRGFTAIADQFIDGLRDDALYFRDLSNIEQVEVIKGPASVLYGRGSSGGLINRITKKPGIEKSELTAQVGSWGQRRGEFDLARNFDDSGVAFRITGAVERADSYRDKQFLDREAIAPSLSIKLGANTSLLLQAEYLSDERVTDFGIPAYRGRPVNVPASTYYGAANARDVDTSKADMTAFGFTLNHRFSDQLSLRNAFRRYDYELHRSNTLVGSVNEAALTASFNHGNVRRLEDGYFNQTELVQKAKFGGMDHQILYGIELGKQNKDQLFRTQNNVATVSLFNPVNPVLPLVAVASPSSDNLGIMTTASAYVQDLVTLSKQWKLLAGVRYDRFEQETNERRPGQPNLARTDTEWSPRAGLVYQPTSNQSYYVAFSKSFQPSAESFPLAANNAQIAPEETTNQEIGAKYDFLGGQASVTASLFRLERTNIKTTDPILNRLVPIGEQRTDGMELTFTGDLSHGWQIWSGYAYLDARVRSSTAIDAGQRVQGKRATLTPRHSANLWLTKALGNGYRAGAGVNYVDDRAANPGNTVTLPAYTTVDAMIGYRIAKLDLQLNINNLFDRAYIVSGHGTAPNLNLPGAPRSVQLTARYNF; from the coding sequence ATGGCAATTCATAAGAAAAAACTGGCCGTCTTCGTGGCGATGGCCACCCAATCTGTAACATGCAGCGTCTATGCACAGACCAATGCGCCAGTCGAGCAAGATAAGGTCCTGCCGAATGTCACCGTGCAGGTCTCGCGTGACTTGCCTCCCACCTACAATCCGCCTACAGCCGTTAGCGCAACAAAGATAGAAGCGCCGCTTCGAGACATTCCTCAAACGGTCAACGTCGTGCCGCAGCAACTCATGCAAGACCAGGGTGTGCGCTCCATGGAAAGCGTGTTGAAATCCGTTCCCGGGATTGGTTTGTCGCATGGCGACGGACAGCGTGATCAGGTGACTATTCGCGGTTTTACCGCGATTGCCGATCAGTTCATCGACGGCTTGCGCGACGACGCATTGTATTTTCGCGATCTGTCCAATATTGAACAGGTCGAAGTCATCAAAGGGCCGGCATCGGTACTGTACGGTCGTGGATCGTCCGGTGGCTTGATCAACCGGATTACAAAGAAGCCCGGCATTGAAAAAAGCGAACTCACGGCACAGGTTGGAAGTTGGGGGCAGCGCCGGGGGGAATTCGACCTTGCACGAAACTTCGACGACAGCGGCGTGGCATTTCGCATCACCGGCGCCGTCGAGCGAGCGGACAGCTATCGTGATAAACAATTCCTGGATCGCGAAGCGATCGCTCCGTCACTCTCGATCAAGCTCGGCGCCAATACAAGCCTGTTGCTTCAGGCCGAATATCTATCGGACGAGCGCGTGACCGATTTTGGCATTCCTGCATACCGCGGCCGTCCTGTTAATGTACCTGCAAGCACCTACTATGGCGCGGCCAATGCGCGTGATGTCGACACGTCGAAGGCCGACATGACTGCATTCGGTTTTACGCTGAATCATCGCTTCAGCGACCAGCTTTCTCTACGCAATGCATTTCGCCGTTATGACTACGAACTTCATCGCAGCAACACGCTTGTCGGGTCGGTCAACGAGGCGGCGCTTACTGCCTCGTTCAACCACGGCAATGTGCGTCGCCTGGAGGATGGTTATTTCAACCAGACAGAATTGGTACAGAAGGCGAAGTTTGGCGGAATGGACCATCAGATCCTGTACGGTATCGAGCTCGGCAAGCAGAATAAGGATCAGTTGTTCCGTACCCAGAACAACGTCGCCACCGTATCCCTGTTCAATCCGGTCAACCCGGTTCTGCCTCTGGTGGCTGTCGCGTCGCCCTCAAGCGACAATCTCGGAATCATGACGACCGCCAGTGCCTATGTGCAGGACCTGGTGACCTTGTCAAAGCAATGGAAATTGCTCGCCGGCGTGCGTTACGACCGGTTTGAACAAGAGACGAATGAAAGGCGGCCAGGGCAACCCAACCTGGCACGCACAGATACCGAATGGAGCCCTCGGGCCGGCCTGGTGTATCAGCCCACATCGAACCAGTCTTACTACGTGGCTTTCAGCAAATCGTTCCAACCGTCGGCGGAGAGTTTCCCACTCGCTGCAAACAATGCACAGATTGCGCCGGAAGAAACGACAAACCAGGAAATCGGGGCGAAATATGACTTCCTCGGCGGTCAGGCATCTGTCACGGCATCCCTGTTCCGGCTTGAGCGTACCAATATCAAGACCACCGATCCGATTTTGAACCGTCTGGTTCCCATTGGAGAGCAGCGAACCGACGGTATGGAATTGACCTTTACCGGCGATCTCTCGCATGGCTGGCAAATCTGGTCAGGCTATGCCTATCTCGATGCACGGGTAAGGTCATCGACCGCCATCGATGCCGGACAGAGGGTACAAGGAAAGCGAGCCACATTGACACCCCGGCATAGTGCCAATCTGTGGTTGACGAAGGCTCTTGGAAACGGTTACCGGGCAGGTGCGGGCGTGAACTATGTTGACGATCGTGCTGCCAATCCGGGAAACACGGTGACTCTTCCAGCTTATACCACTGTGGATGCAATGATCGGTTATCGCATCGCCAAGCTTGACTTGCAATTGAATATTAACAACCTGTTTGATCGCGCTTATATCGTGTCGGGGCACGGTACCGCACCCAACTTGAATCTGCCGGGCGCGCCGCGCTCTGTTCAGCTCACTGCGCGCTATAACTTCTAA
- a CDS encoding ABC transporter substrate-binding protein encodes MKFTRILASIAAIGTIGLTSFNAYAQETIKVGLVAPFSGPFADYGKQMEGGIKAYMKQHGDKVAGKKIEIIIKDTTGPVPEVAKRLAQELVVRDKVDFLAGFGLTPEALAVAPIAEQAKKPMIIMNAATSIITTKSNYIARVSMTLPQVSAPMATWAVKNNVKKVVTLVADYGPGIDAETAFKTNFIGGGGQVLESIRVPLRNPEFAPYIQRIKDAKPEAVFIFVPAGEQGIAFMKGYRERGLAEAGIKVIATGDLTDDHVLPAMGDAVLGVITSFHYSAAHDSAENKTFLKNFADSNPGGGRPNFMAVAAYDGMHAIYEVSKKLNGKIDGDQAMAALKGMKINSPRGPIMIDPATRDVVQTVYIRKVEKRNGEVYNIEFDKFVDMKDPGK; translated from the coding sequence ATGAAGTTCACCAGGATACTGGCATCCATTGCCGCCATCGGCACGATCGGCCTTACCTCTTTCAATGCATACGCGCAGGAAACCATCAAGGTCGGTCTGGTCGCCCCCTTCTCCGGTCCATTCGCCGACTACGGCAAGCAAATGGAAGGCGGTATCAAGGCTTACATGAAGCAGCACGGCGACAAAGTCGCCGGCAAGAAAATTGAAATCATCATCAAGGACACTACCGGCCCGGTGCCGGAAGTCGCCAAGCGCCTCGCGCAGGAGTTGGTCGTGCGCGACAAGGTGGATTTCCTGGCCGGCTTCGGCCTGACGCCGGAAGCGCTGGCAGTGGCTCCCATCGCCGAGCAGGCGAAGAAGCCGATGATCATCATGAACGCCGCGACTTCGATCATCACTACCAAGTCCAATTACATTGCGCGCGTATCGATGACCCTGCCCCAGGTCTCCGCGCCGATGGCAACCTGGGCCGTCAAGAACAATGTGAAGAAGGTAGTGACGCTGGTGGCCGACTACGGCCCGGGCATCGATGCGGAAACCGCATTCAAGACCAACTTCATCGGCGGCGGCGGACAAGTGCTTGAATCGATCCGCGTGCCCTTGCGCAATCCTGAATTCGCGCCTTACATCCAGCGCATCAAGGATGCGAAGCCGGAAGCGGTGTTCATCTTCGTGCCGGCCGGCGAGCAAGGCATTGCCTTCATGAAGGGTTATCGCGAGCGTGGTTTGGCCGAAGCCGGCATCAAGGTGATCGCCACCGGCGACTTGACCGACGATCATGTGTTGCCGGCGATGGGCGACGCGGTACTCGGCGTGATCACGAGCTTCCATTATTCCGCCGCGCATGACTCGGCCGAGAACAAGACTTTCCTGAAGAATTTCGCCGACTCCAATCCAGGCGGCGGACGCCCCAACTTCATGGCAGTGGCTGCCTATGACGGCATGCATGCGATTTATGAAGTGTCGAAAAAACTGAACGGCAAGATTGACGGCGACCAGGCGATGGCGGCGCTCAAGGGCATGAAGATTAACAGCCCGCGCGGGCCGATCATGATCGATCCGGCGACGCGCGATGTGGTGCAGACCGTCTATATCCGCAAGGTCGAGAAGCGCAACGGCGAGGTGTACAACATTGAATTCGACAAGTTTGTCGACATGAAGGATCCCGGTAAATAA
- the folE gene encoding GTP cyclohydrolase I FolE, protein MMDENDFSAKDWRRLLRHIGEDPDRQGLHETPMRVDKAWRHWTSGYQQDPAEILKVFEDGAEKYNELIVVRGIPVYSHCEHHLAPFFGTATVGYTPNGKIVGLSKFTRLVECFSKRLQVQERMTIQIADAVMEHVQPLSVGVVVRCRHMCMESRGIQTPGEETVTSALLGEMRTNLGLRTEFLSLARERD, encoded by the coding sequence ATGATGGATGAGAACGACTTTTCCGCCAAAGACTGGCGCCGGCTGCTGCGACACATCGGTGAGGATCCTGACAGGCAGGGCTTGCACGAAACGCCGATGCGGGTGGACAAGGCATGGCGGCACTGGACCTCCGGCTACCAGCAAGACCCGGCAGAAATCCTGAAGGTATTTGAAGACGGCGCCGAGAAATACAATGAATTGATCGTGGTGCGCGGGATTCCGGTCTACAGCCATTGCGAGCACCACCTGGCTCCGTTTTTCGGCACGGCCACGGTTGGCTATACGCCCAACGGCAAGATTGTCGGCTTGTCCAAATTTACGCGTCTGGTCGAATGCTTTTCCAAGCGCCTGCAGGTGCAGGAGCGCATGACGATACAGATCGCCGATGCGGTGATGGAACATGTGCAACCACTGTCGGTCGGCGTGGTGGTGCGCTGCCGCCACATGTGCATGGAAAGCCGCGGCATCCAGACCCCGGGCGAGGAAACCGTAACCTCGGCACTGCTGGGCGAAATGCGGACCAACCTCGGTCTGCGTACCGAGTTTCTTTCGCTGGCCCGCGAAAGGGATTGA
- a CDS encoding LysR family transcriptional regulator: protein MNPASFKQLEALLLVSRHESVSRAAEALHVTQPAVSLQLRMLEEAAGTPLTRKVGRGIQLTAAGEVMVDFADRILRLWQEAADEVAALKGVISGTLRIGAITTAEYLLPPMLVQFTTARPGVRIKLQVGNRNEIVSMLTKHEIDLAIMGTPPRELRTNAARFARHPMAFIASPDHPLMKKKRVSLADIMDANLLVRERGSGTRTAVERLFKEAAYPLRIGSELSSNEAIKRMVVAGLGVAFLSVHACTLEFEAGLARMLPMPENPVEADWYVMHLTDKAIPTVAAAFQDFVIENGQQVVRQQLEAFHRDAARLNRARKSK, encoded by the coding sequence ATGAATCCAGCGAGCTTCAAACAGCTCGAAGCACTGCTACTTGTTTCGCGACACGAAAGCGTTTCACGTGCGGCCGAGGCATTGCATGTGACACAGCCGGCGGTGTCGTTGCAGTTGCGCATGCTGGAAGAAGCCGCCGGCACGCCGCTGACCCGCAAGGTAGGACGCGGTATTCAGCTCACGGCGGCTGGCGAAGTCATGGTGGATTTTGCCGACAGGATATTGCGGCTGTGGCAGGAAGCCGCCGATGAAGTCGCCGCATTGAAAGGCGTGATCAGCGGCACCTTGCGTATCGGTGCGATCACTACCGCGGAATATCTGTTGCCGCCGATGCTGGTGCAGTTCACCACGGCGCGGCCGGGCGTGCGTATCAAGCTGCAAGTGGGTAATCGCAATGAAATTGTCAGCATGCTTACCAAGCATGAAATCGATCTCGCAATCATGGGCACGCCGCCGCGCGAGTTGCGCACGAACGCTGCACGCTTTGCGCGTCATCCGATGGCCTTCATCGCCAGTCCCGATCATCCGCTGATGAAAAAGAAGCGTGTCTCCCTGGCCGATATCATGGACGCCAATCTGCTGGTGCGCGAGCGCGGATCGGGCACGCGTACCGCGGTCGAGCGCCTGTTCAAGGAGGCCGCTTATCCGTTACGCATCGGATCCGAATTGTCGAGCAATGAAGCGATCAAGCGTATGGTGGTGGCAGGGCTTGGCGTCGCCTTCCTGTCGGTGCATGCCTGTACGTTGGAATTCGAAGCAGGCCTCGCGCGCATGCTGCCGATGCCGGAGAACCCGGTGGAAGCGGACTGGTATGTCATGCACCTGACCGACAAGGCCATTCCCACGGTGGCCGCCGCATTCCAGGATTTTGTGATCGAAAACGGCCAGCAGGTGGTGCGTCAGCAACTGGAGGCATTTCACCGTGATGCGGCGAGACTGAACCGGGCGCGTAAAAGCAAGTAA
- the pobA gene encoding 4-hydroxybenzoate 3-monooxygenase → MKTQVAIIGAGPSGLLLGQLLHRQGIDTVILEAKSPEYVLGRIRAGVLEQGTVELIREAGAGARMDREGHVHEGVTLAFRGRRERIDLKNLTGGKTVMVYGQTEVTHDLMDARAAAGGISIYEAKDVAVHDFDSEQPRVTFVKNGEQVTLECDYIAGCDGFHGVSRQSAPRDKLKTFERVYPFGWLGVLSRTPPVAPELIYANHERGFALCSQRSDVLSRYYVQCSLDDKVEDWSDQRFWDELKARLPADVAASLVTGPSIEKSIAPLRSFVAEPMKFGRMFLVGDAAHIVPPTGAKGLNLAASDVYTLYHVLRKTYQEGRTDLLDKYSDICLRRIWKAERFSWWMTSVLHKLSDDEFGQRIQLADLDYYTGSLAGRTTIAENYVGLPYEKIE, encoded by the coding sequence ATGAAAACCCAGGTCGCCATCATCGGAGCCGGTCCGTCGGGGTTGCTGTTGGGCCAGTTGCTGCACCGCCAGGGCATCGATACGGTCATTCTCGAAGCCAAGTCGCCGGAATATGTGCTGGGTCGCATACGGGCCGGCGTGCTGGAACAGGGGACGGTGGAACTGATCCGCGAGGCAGGAGCAGGCGCGCGTATGGATCGTGAGGGCCATGTGCACGAAGGCGTCACGCTGGCATTTCGCGGCAGGCGGGAACGTATCGATCTGAAAAACCTTACCGGTGGCAAGACCGTGATGGTATATGGCCAGACCGAGGTCACGCACGATCTGATGGACGCGCGGGCGGCGGCAGGCGGTATCAGCATTTACGAAGCGAAGGATGTGGCGGTGCACGACTTCGACAGCGAGCAGCCGCGCGTCACCTTCGTCAAGAACGGTGAGCAAGTCACGCTGGAATGCGATTACATTGCGGGTTGCGACGGTTTTCACGGTGTCTCGCGCCAATCCGCGCCCAGGGACAAGCTCAAGACGTTCGAACGCGTTTACCCGTTCGGCTGGCTCGGCGTGCTGTCGCGCACGCCGCCGGTCGCTCCGGAACTGATTTATGCCAATCACGAACGCGGCTTTGCGCTTTGCAGCCAGCGTTCCGATGTGCTCAGCCGCTACTATGTGCAATGCTCGCTGGACGACAAGGTGGAAGATTGGTCGGATCAGCGTTTCTGGGACGAACTAAAGGCCAGGCTGCCGGCCGATGTCGCTGCCTCGCTGGTGACCGGACCTTCGATTGAAAAGAGCATCGCTCCGCTGCGCAGCTTCGTGGCGGAACCAATGAAGTTCGGCCGCATGTTCCTGGTCGGTGACGCCGCGCATATCGTCCCGCCAACCGGCGCCAAGGGATTGAATCTGGCCGCGAGCGATGTCTATACCCTCTACCATGTGCTGCGCAAAACCTATCAGGAAGGTCGCACGGATCTGCTCGACAAGTATTCCGATATCTGCCTGCGGCGCATCTGGAAGGCTGAGCGTTTTTCGTGGTGGATGACCTCGGTGCTGCACAAGCTGTCGGATGACGAGTTCGGTCAGCGTATCCAGCTTGCCGACCTGGATTACTACACCGGCTCATTGGCCGGGCGCACGACCATCGCGGAAAATTATGTCGGCCTGCCTTACGAAAAGATCGAATGA